The following are encoded together in the Mumia sp. Pv4-285 genome:
- a CDS encoding pilus assembly protein TadG-related protein has product MSLRTRWRARLTAARDEAGSVAPFVVIVSVGLLLLAGLVIDGGRQLNAKGIAIAYAQEAARAGAQAVNVADPSLDLVTSAALSAAQQYCEQARASDATLVRCSPAIRDVVINGTSLYAVEVETEVSRSAIVIGMIGRDSLTATGVAQARPVSGIDAPDDSKLSTLEPPSVAPPGGGEDDGGGLPITKFDPPSPSPIEECVEADEDDDKPGKPDDPKNPDDPKNPEDPKNPDDPKNPDDPKNPDDPKTPENTLPTCPPAQDEQP; this is encoded by the coding sequence ATGAGCCTCCGTACGCGTTGGCGCGCCCGACTCACCGCGGCGCGCGACGAGGCCGGGTCGGTGGCCCCTTTCGTCGTCATCGTCAGCGTGGGGCTGCTCCTGCTCGCCGGTCTCGTGATCGATGGTGGGCGCCAGCTCAACGCCAAGGGCATCGCGATCGCGTACGCCCAGGAGGCCGCCCGCGCCGGTGCCCAGGCCGTGAACGTCGCAGACCCGTCGCTCGACCTCGTCACCTCCGCGGCGCTCTCAGCCGCCCAGCAGTACTGCGAGCAGGCGCGGGCCAGCGACGCGACCTTGGTGCGCTGCAGCCCTGCCATCCGCGACGTCGTCATCAACGGCACGTCGCTGTATGCCGTCGAGGTCGAGACCGAGGTCTCTCGCTCGGCCATCGTCATCGGCATGATCGGCCGAGACTCCCTGACGGCGACAGGGGTCGCGCAGGCGCGCCCGGTGTCCGGCATCGACGCCCCCGACGACTCGAAGCTGAGCACCCTCGAGCCGCCGTCGGTCGCTCCGCCGGGGGGTGGCGAGGATGACGGAGGTGGGCTGCCGATCACCAAGTTCGACCCGCCTTCTCCGTCGCCGATCGAAGAGTGCGTGGAGGCCGACGAGGACGACGACAAGCCGGGCAAGCCGGACGATCCGAAGAATCCGGACGATCCGAAGAATCCGGAGGATCCGAAGAACCCCGACGATCCGAAGAACCCCGACGATCCGAAGAACCCCGACGATCCGAAGACTCCCGAGAACACTCTGCCTACCTGCCCGCCGGCCCAGGACGAGCAGCCATGA
- a CDS encoding TadE family protein produces the protein MRARLGERRGEAGASSLELVILAPFVMMLMMLIVAFARYAQAENLVDQAARDAARAATAQNDRTAVGQIATQTVASTMDDAPESCRDTASAGTPILNGKAFVVPDPDDIDEVASVTVTVSCTLSTGDLSFFPFWDIDVERSFTSPLDRYRGYR, from the coding sequence TTGAGAGCGCGGCTGGGGGAGCGACGTGGTGAGGCGGGAGCGTCGAGCCTCGAGCTGGTGATCCTTGCGCCGTTCGTGATGATGCTGATGATGCTCATCGTCGCGTTCGCCCGGTACGCCCAGGCGGAGAACCTGGTCGACCAGGCCGCACGGGACGCGGCCCGTGCCGCGACGGCGCAGAACGACCGCACCGCCGTCGGCCAGATCGCGACGCAGACGGTCGCCTCGACGATGGACGATGCGCCCGAGAGCTGCCGAGACACCGCGAGCGCCGGCACGCCGATCCTCAACGGCAAGGCGTTCGTCGTGCCGGACCCCGACGACATCGACGAGGTCGCGTCGGTCACGGTGACCGTGTCCTGCACGCTGAGCACCGGCGACCTGAGCTTCTTCCCGTTCTGGGACATCGACGTGGAGCGTTCGTTCACGAGCCCGCTCGACCGCTACAGGGGGTACCGATGA
- a CDS encoding TadE family protein: MRALRRRRGERGASAVEFAIIAPVLLLLVFATIQVGLYMYARNVAQTAAREGVSYLRLAGDNPNADSYLGRAEELSVGYAAKLGRLDGVNADGTIDETTGRVTMVVQGEAVLPLGGRVTVVQSADATLEQFRVDPRGAP, encoded by the coding sequence CTGAGGGCGCTCCGCCGGCGGCGAGGCGAGCGGGGGGCGAGCGCGGTCGAGTTCGCGATCATCGCGCCAGTCCTCCTCCTGCTCGTCTTCGCGACGATCCAGGTCGGGCTCTACATGTACGCCCGCAACGTCGCCCAGACGGCCGCACGCGAGGGCGTCTCGTACCTCCGCCTGGCCGGCGACAACCCCAACGCCGACTCGTACCTCGGGCGTGCCGAGGAGCTCAGCGTCGGGTACGCCGCGAAGCTCGGGCGCCTCGACGGTGTGAACGCCGACGGCACGATCGACGAGACGACCGGCAGGGTGACGATGGTCGTGCAAGGTGAGGCGGTCCTGCCGCTCGGCGGGCGTGTCACCGTCGTGCAGTCCGCCGACGCGACGCTGGAGCAGTTCCGCGTCGATCCGCGGGGTGCACCTTGA
- a CDS encoding type II secretion system F family protein, with protein MTLALLAGAAIGAGILILVRMNVRPVPGVAATLARVDGAKRRARPRPSDGSGKSDLIDRWRGAVGERFEDEVDARGWSFTRTRADLAVVDRPFAQHLGTKLLLALAALVWFPMVFTLLGYDPLGIPAVVSLLLAAGAFFLPDLQLHSEAEKRRRDFRHVTGSFLDLVAMNLAGGRGLPEALMAASTVGDHWAMVRIREAITNARLSGRTPWEGIAALGQQLGVDELRDLASTLGLAGDEGARIRESLLARANSMRRRELADIEGAAGESSQSMLVAQLLMCVAFLVFLAYPAVSKLG; from the coding sequence ATGACGCTCGCACTGCTCGCCGGCGCCGCCATCGGAGCGGGGATCCTGATCCTCGTCCGGATGAACGTCCGACCTGTCCCAGGGGTCGCGGCGACGCTCGCCCGTGTCGACGGCGCCAAGAGACGCGCACGGCCTCGGCCGTCCGACGGGTCCGGCAAGTCGGACCTGATCGACCGGTGGCGCGGAGCGGTGGGGGAGCGGTTCGAGGACGAGGTCGACGCTCGAGGCTGGTCGTTCACGCGAACCCGCGCCGACCTGGCCGTGGTCGACCGACCCTTCGCGCAGCACCTCGGCACCAAGCTGCTGCTCGCCCTCGCAGCGCTGGTGTGGTTCCCGATGGTGTTCACGCTGCTCGGCTACGACCCGCTCGGCATCCCTGCCGTCGTGTCGCTGCTGCTCGCCGCCGGTGCCTTCTTCCTCCCCGACCTCCAGCTCCATAGCGAGGCCGAGAAGCGCCGCCGCGACTTCCGTCACGTCACCGGCTCGTTCCTCGACCTGGTTGCGATGAACCTCGCCGGTGGCCGCGGTCTCCCCGAGGCCCTGATGGCCGCGTCGACCGTGGGTGACCACTGGGCGATGGTCCGGATCCGGGAGGCCATCACCAACGCGCGCCTGTCAGGACGCACCCCGTGGGAGGGCATCGCCGCGCTCGGGCAGCAGCTCGGCGTCGACGAGCTGCGCGACCTTGCGTCGACGTTGGGGCTGGCCGGTGACGAAGGCGCCCGCATCCGTGAGAGTCTTCTCGCGCGGGCTAACAGCATGCGGCGCCGCGAGCTGGCCGACATCGAGGGCGCTGCCGGTGAGAGCTCGCAGTCGATGCTGGTGGCGCAGCTGTTGATGTGCGTCGCATTCTTGGTATTCCTGGCCTATCCCGCGGTGTCGAAGCTCGGGTGA
- a CDS encoding type II secretion system F family protein — protein MEELRVPLALTAGALVGVGGLMLVLALRRRPPQPTMLRRKSSAKRSERQKTLTIAGVVAFAVTLVVTRWIVLAVVVGAVVVLWDRLLGGGRAEREAITRAEGLANWIESLRDTIAGAVGLEQAIPATAKNAAPSIRPALNLLVDRLRVREPLPDALMRFADDLDDPSADVAVAALVLNARLRGPGLREVLSALAESARAELDVRRRVESSRRSTRRSVQIVVGVIVVVAGALVLFNPEYVEPYGSFVGQLVLAAVLAMFGAAVMWMRRLSGVDQPERFLIAAQPTRARDARQAVGA, from the coding sequence ATGGAAGAGCTGCGTGTGCCGCTGGCACTGACCGCGGGCGCCCTGGTGGGCGTCGGCGGTCTGATGCTGGTGCTCGCGCTGCGTCGTCGCCCTCCGCAGCCGACGATGCTGCGGCGCAAGTCGAGCGCGAAACGCTCCGAGCGCCAGAAGACCCTGACCATCGCCGGTGTCGTGGCGTTCGCCGTCACCCTCGTCGTCACGCGCTGGATCGTCCTCGCCGTGGTCGTGGGAGCGGTCGTCGTCCTCTGGGACCGGCTGCTCGGTGGTGGTCGGGCCGAACGTGAGGCGATCACCCGCGCTGAGGGCCTCGCCAACTGGATCGAGTCGTTGCGCGACACGATCGCCGGTGCGGTGGGCCTCGAGCAGGCGATCCCGGCGACGGCGAAGAACGCTGCGCCGTCCATCCGGCCCGCGCTCAACCTTCTCGTCGACCGACTGCGGGTGCGCGAGCCGCTGCCTGACGCGCTGATGCGCTTCGCGGACGACCTCGACGACCCGTCCGCCGACGTCGCAGTCGCGGCGCTCGTGCTCAACGCGCGCCTGCGCGGCCCCGGCCTCCGTGAGGTGCTGTCGGCGCTCGCCGAGTCCGCCCGCGCCGAGCTGGACGTACGCCGGCGCGTGGAGTCGAGCCGCCGCAGCACGCGCCGCAGCGTCCAGATCGTGGTCGGCGTGATCGTCGTCGTCGCCGGCGCTCTTGTCCTGTTCAACCCCGAGTACGTCGAGCCGTACGGCAGTTTCGTCGGTCAGCTGGTCCTCGCGGCGGTGCTGGCGATGTTCGGCGCGGCCGTGATGTGGATGCGCCGACTGTCCGGTGTCGATCAGCCCGAGCGGTTCCTCATCGCCGCTCAGCCGACCCGGGCGCGCGACGCCCGCCAGGCGGTGGGCGCATGA
- a CDS encoding CpaF family protein, whose translation MIDHGLVRTLRGQVADRLNEQRRRDQLAGLAAMSTDDEREYARSLIVQVLEDHARYEMAEGRTPLQPDVEAELAGAIHSALFGVGRLQPLLDDPEVENIDINGCDQVFVQYGDGSEERHPPVAENDEELVELIQVLGAHSGLSSRPFDSANPQLDLRLPDGSRLSAVMNVCARPSVSIRKARMQKVFLDDLVGNETMTPDVAEFLKAAVAARKNIMIAGATNSGKTTMLRALANEIPPHERIITVERALELGLGETADLHPNVVGFEERLPNSEGLGGVTMAELVRRSLRMNPSRVIVGEVLGDEIVTMLNAMSQGNDGSLSTIHANSSVEVFNRIATYALQARERLPVEATHLLVAGALDFVVFMRKHNDAHLGGTQARVVESIREVVGFDAQVLSSEVFAPDGQGRAVAHAPISCADELAQHGYDPAVHGGGW comes from the coding sequence ATGATCGACCACGGACTCGTCCGTACGCTCCGCGGCCAGGTCGCCGACCGGCTCAACGAGCAGCGTCGCCGCGACCAGCTCGCGGGTCTCGCGGCGATGTCGACCGACGACGAGCGCGAGTACGCACGGTCGCTGATCGTGCAGGTCCTCGAGGACCACGCCCGCTACGAGATGGCCGAGGGCAGGACTCCGCTCCAGCCGGACGTCGAGGCCGAGCTCGCCGGTGCGATCCACTCGGCGCTGTTCGGCGTCGGCCGGCTCCAGCCCCTGCTCGACGACCCCGAGGTCGAGAACATCGACATCAACGGCTGCGACCAGGTCTTCGTGCAGTACGGCGACGGCAGCGAGGAGCGCCATCCTCCCGTCGCCGAGAACGACGAGGAGCTCGTCGAGCTCATCCAGGTCCTCGGCGCCCACTCGGGCCTGTCGAGCCGCCCGTTCGACTCTGCCAACCCGCAGCTCGACCTGCGGCTGCCCGACGGCTCGCGCCTGTCGGCCGTGATGAACGTGTGCGCGCGGCCGTCGGTCTCGATCCGCAAGGCCCGCATGCAGAAGGTCTTCCTCGACGACCTCGTCGGCAACGAGACGATGACGCCCGACGTCGCCGAGTTCCTGAAGGCCGCGGTGGCCGCCCGCAAGAACATCATGATCGCCGGCGCCACGAACTCCGGCAAGACGACGATGCTGCGGGCGCTCGCCAACGAGATCCCGCCGCACGAGCGCATCATCACCGTCGAGCGGGCCCTCGAGCTCGGCCTCGGCGAGACCGCCGACCTGCACCCGAACGTCGTCGGCTTCGAGGAACGTCTCCCGAACTCGGAGGGCCTCGGCGGCGTCACCATGGCCGAGCTCGTCCGCCGGTCGCTGCGCATGAACCCGTCGCGCGTGATCGTCGGCGAGGTCCTCGGCGACGAGATCGTCACGATGCTCAACGCGATGAGCCAGGGCAACGACGGGTCGCTGTCGACGATCCACGCGAACTCGTCCGTCGAGGTGTTCAACCGCATCGCCACGTACGCCCTCCAGGCCCGTGAGCGGCTCCCCGTCGAGGCGACCCACCTGCTCGTCGCGGGCGCTCTCGACTTCGTCGTGTTCATGCGCAAGCACAACGACGCCCACCTCGGTGGCACCCAGGCCCGTGTCGTGGAGAGCATCCGCGAGGTCGTCGGCTTCGACGCGCAGGTGCTGTCGTCCGAGGTGTTCGCTCCTGACGGCCAGGGGCGGGCGGTCGCCCACGCGCCGATCTCGTGCGCCGACGAGCTGGCCCAGCACGGCTACGACCCGGCCGTGCACGGAGGCGGCTGGTGA
- a CDS encoding SAF domain-containing protein, producing the protein MSKLPTTAETRASVRLPSTRERRPALAALAVILIVGGALLSGWIAMSSGDRADFLQVEGEVAQGQRLTDGDLTTVSLPEGFDGGVPADDKDAVVGQYATARLLAGTVLSTEMVAESTGVGEGQAQFPIQTPATRSLSELRGGAPVGLYFSGGDGPEQGIAATVVQVGEVDDSALASSQEITVLVSVDAGCGPRLASALADDSVYLATVGEGADLDETCGG; encoded by the coding sequence ATGTCAAAGTTGCCGACCACCGCAGAGACGCGCGCGTCTGTGCGCCTGCCGTCCACCCGCGAACGCCGTCCGGCGCTCGCGGCGCTGGCGGTGATCCTGATCGTCGGCGGTGCGCTGCTGTCGGGGTGGATCGCCATGAGCTCGGGTGACCGGGCCGACTTCCTCCAGGTCGAGGGCGAGGTCGCCCAGGGGCAGCGTCTGACCGACGGAGACCTCACGACCGTGTCGCTCCCCGAGGGGTTCGACGGCGGGGTCCCGGCCGACGACAAGGACGCCGTGGTCGGCCAGTACGCGACGGCGCGCCTGCTCGCCGGGACGGTCCTGTCGACCGAGATGGTGGCGGAGTCGACCGGCGTCGGCGAGGGCCAGGCCCAGTTCCCGATCCAGACCCCGGCGACCCGGTCGCTGAGCGAGCTGCGGGGCGGTGCGCCGGTCGGTCTGTACTTCTCGGGCGGTGACGGGCCCGAGCAGGGCATCGCCGCCACCGTCGTCCAGGTCGGCGAGGTCGACGACAGCGCCCTCGCGTCGAGCCAGGAGATCACGGTGCTCGTCAGTGTCGACGCCGGCTGCGGGCCCCGGTTGGCCAGCGCGCTCGCCGACGACTCGGTCTACCTCGCGACGGTCGGCGAGGGTGCTGACCTCGACGAGACCTGCGGCGGCTGA
- a CDS encoding MinD/ParA family ATP-binding protein, whose translation MTDDRRPPGDDNPNRRDPGRRSDAQGAAADLARMGIDPRSLGLDSPPEPGAGRRWAADPEDAPWGAADSDPGTDASRGDNVVALRPEWAAAPSPAPSPARPTPPASATLPGTVQRPPSLAEHVVAGTVSPAPAGRTSGSWVRGAARGMVTLDSASAADAERTLIGAVRRRHAGHRTVAFLSAQGGVGTTTVASGVGAVLAALRDDRTVLVDVQAGTPALSALLGVQDPHSVRRLLASSDAATPPLTPGGLAVVDGPSWDEPLGRADLGGVVDRLAAQHAFLLLDAGDDPTDGAYTTVARADRAVVVTGPGEIGLRGLEVALRRLDRVNPAAARSATVVVVCRDDAESADQARRSVAAAGVADGQVVVLGADPALRGGRPFRADQVGAQTRLALLQVAARLAETR comes from the coding sequence ATGACCGACGACCGCCGCCCACCGGGTGACGACAACCCGAACCGCCGCGACCCCGGGCGCCGCTCCGACGCCCAGGGGGCCGCGGCCGACCTCGCCAGGATGGGCATCGACCCACGCAGCCTGGGCCTCGACAGCCCGCCGGAGCCGGGGGCTGGCCGCCGTTGGGCCGCCGATCCCGAGGACGCACCGTGGGGGGCGGCGGACTCCGATCCCGGGACCGACGCGTCCCGCGGCGACAACGTCGTGGCGCTGCGGCCGGAATGGGCGGCGGCCCCCAGTCCCGCGCCCTCGCCCGCACGGCCGACCCCGCCCGCGTCGGCCACGCTCCCGGGCACCGTCCAGCGTCCGCCGTCGCTCGCTGAGCACGTCGTCGCCGGCACGGTCTCACCTGCGCCCGCCGGTCGTACGAGCGGCTCGTGGGTCCGCGGCGCCGCGCGCGGGATGGTGACGCTCGACAGTGCGTCGGCGGCCGACGCCGAGCGGACCTTGATCGGTGCCGTACGCCGCCGCCATGCCGGTCACCGGACGGTGGCGTTCCTCTCCGCCCAGGGCGGCGTCGGGACGACGACGGTCGCCAGCGGCGTCGGTGCGGTGCTCGCCGCGCTCCGCGACGACCGTACGGTGCTGGTCGACGTCCAGGCAGGGACGCCCGCGCTGAGCGCACTGCTCGGCGTCCAGGACCCGCACTCCGTACGCCGGTTGCTGGCCTCGTCGGACGCGGCGACGCCGCCGCTGACGCCCGGCGGCCTGGCGGTCGTCGACGGACCGTCGTGGGACGAGCCGCTCGGCCGCGCCGACCTCGGTGGGGTCGTCGACCGCCTGGCCGCCCAGCACGCCTTCCTGCTCCTCGACGCCGGCGACGACCCGACGGACGGCGCCTACACGACCGTGGCACGCGCGGACCGTGCGGTCGTGGTCACAGGCCCCGGTGAGATCGGCCTGCGCGGCCTCGAGGTGGCGCTGCGTCGCCTCGACCGCGTGAATCCTGCCGCGGCGCGCTCCGCCACGGTGGTCGTGGTCTGCCGGGACGACGCCGAGTCCGCCGACCAGGCGCGCCGATCGGTGGCTGCCGCGGGCGTCGCCGACGGCCAGGTGGTCGTGCTCGGCGCCGATCCGGCGCTGCGTGGCGGCCGCCCGTTCCGCGCCGACCAGGTCGGCGCACAGACGCGGCTGGCCCTGCTCCAGGTCGCCGCTCGCCTCGCCGAGACCCGATGA
- the eccD gene encoding type VII secretion integral membrane protein EccD: protein MRRLVDAQRRVVDPRRGRPRGPLHQSGAHRRPHPRGCTVSWQALSRQTICSTASGLRGGRATVAAQRASHARRGVQVLTAYSRVTVVTDERRVDLALPSALPLADVVAQVVRYCGPGDVSQNGVQLARVGGAPLGLGQTLEEAGVLDGDVLELRPRSSSIEPASVEDVRDAVEDATESAGGAWTPTTTLTFWIVTTAVALGLLALWCAGLLESFAPGWEVPPAGTRAVAGIATAAALAGLAPWAARAAASWSVRPVLVVALAWAWIGGTALGAWAEWSSQATSVAAFTLVAATALGTRALTPRATPYAAFGVVLLAVAGAFAITAALDVDALQTLRVVVVVVLLVVGVAPRVSLSVGGLAGADYRVRHVGTMSRDAIAARYRESNGLLVGSLAAIALVVGVGGVVLTFTDNRWDRWLALVVGLLALSRSRVFSRVAHMVGLRFAGTVVLGAQLVREVADLEATAWLILIVLGLGALAVALASMPVSSITRARNKRLLNLAELILVIQAIVLACGAVGLFDRLSDMV, encoded by the coding sequence GTGCGGAGGCTCGTGGATGCTCAGCGGCGCGTCGTCGACCCGCGGCGGGGCCGTCCGCGGGGGCCGCTTCACCAAAGTGGTGCTCATCGCCGTCCTCATCCTCGGGGCTGCACAGTGTCGTGGCAGGCGTTGTCCCGGCAAACGATATGCTCCACGGCGTCCGGTCTGCGCGGTGGTCGGGCTACGGTTGCCGCGCAACGAGCCTCGCACGCACGGAGAGGGGTGCAGGTGCTCACCGCCTACAGCAGGGTCACAGTGGTGACCGACGAGCGACGCGTCGATCTCGCGCTCCCGAGCGCGCTGCCGCTCGCCGACGTCGTCGCCCAGGTGGTCCGCTACTGCGGACCCGGCGACGTGTCCCAGAACGGCGTCCAGCTCGCGCGGGTCGGCGGAGCCCCCCTCGGGCTCGGCCAGACGCTGGAGGAGGCCGGCGTGCTCGACGGCGACGTCCTCGAGCTCCGGCCGCGTTCGAGCAGCATCGAGCCGGCGTCGGTCGAGGACGTGCGCGATGCGGTCGAGGACGCCACCGAGTCCGCCGGCGGCGCATGGACTCCCACGACGACCCTCACCTTCTGGATCGTCACGACCGCCGTCGCGCTGGGCCTGCTGGCGCTGTGGTGCGCGGGCCTCCTGGAGTCGTTCGCGCCGGGCTGGGAGGTCCCTCCGGCGGGCACCCGGGCGGTCGCCGGCATCGCGACGGCTGCGGCCCTCGCCGGGCTGGCGCCCTGGGCGGCGCGCGCTGCCGCGTCCTGGTCGGTCCGGCCGGTGCTCGTGGTCGCGCTGGCATGGGCGTGGATCGGTGGCACCGCCCTCGGAGCGTGGGCGGAGTGGTCCTCGCAGGCGACCTCGGTCGCGGCGTTCACGCTGGTCGCCGCGACCGCCCTCGGCACGCGTGCGCTGACGCCTCGCGCCACCCCGTACGCCGCGTTCGGGGTCGTGCTGCTCGCGGTGGCCGGTGCCTTCGCGATCACGGCCGCACTCGACGTCGACGCCCTGCAGACGTTGCGCGTCGTCGTGGTCGTCGTCCTCCTCGTGGTCGGTGTCGCTCCTCGCGTCTCGCTGTCGGTCGGCGGCCTCGCCGGGGCCGACTACCGCGTCCGTCACGTCGGCACGATGTCGCGCGACGCGATCGCAGCCCGCTACCGCGAGAGCAACGGTCTCCTCGTCGGGTCGCTTGCGGCGATCGCGCTGGTCGTCGGCGTCGGAGGCGTCGTCCTCACGTTCACCGACAACCGCTGGGACCGCTGGCTCGCCCTCGTCGTGGGTCTTCTCGCGCTGTCGCGCTCGCGGGTGTTCTCGCGCGTCGCCCACATGGTCGGGCTCCGGTTCGCCGGCACGGTCGTCCTCGGCGCCCAGCTCGTGCGCGAGGTCGCCGACCTCGAGGCGACGGCGTGGCTGATCCTGATCGTCCTCGGCCTCGGCGCGCTCGCCGTGGCGCTGGCGTCCATGCCGGTCTCGTCGATCACACGCGCCCGCAACAAGCGTCTCCTGAACCTGGCCGAGCTCATCCTCGTCATCCAGGCGATCGTCCTCGCCTGCGGTGCTGTCGGCCTCTTCGACCGCCTGTCCGACATGGTGTGA